A DNA window from Sulfitobacter noctilucicola contains the following coding sequences:
- a CDS encoding AzlC family ABC transporter permease, with product MAFTTAKSAYLKGLADGSPFILVIIPFSLLFGLVAVEAGLSVFETLAFSVVVIAGAAQFTALQLMQENAPTVVILASALAVNLRMAMYSASLTPYIGSAKLWQRALMAYVTVDQSYIVSIAKFEKEPQMTVPQRVAYFFGAVTPVVPLWYAFTLVGALLGAQVPDSWALDFAIPITFLAMIAPMFRTLAHVVAALVAVVVALLAAGVPYSLGLIIAGIAGMMAGARTELWLTQREGAKP from the coding sequence ATGGCCTTCACCACCGCAAAATCCGCATACCTCAAAGGCCTTGCCGACGGATCGCCGTTTATCCTCGTCATTATCCCTTTCTCACTGCTGTTCGGGCTTGTCGCGGTTGAGGCCGGGCTGAGCGTGTTCGAAACGCTGGCCTTTTCTGTTGTGGTCATCGCAGGCGCGGCCCAGTTTACCGCCCTGCAACTGATGCAAGAAAACGCACCCACAGTCGTTATTCTGGCCTCTGCGCTGGCGGTAAACCTGCGCATGGCCATGTATTCTGCTTCGCTGACGCCCTACATCGGTTCGGCAAAGCTGTGGCAACGGGCATTGATGGCTTACGTCACCGTTGATCAGTCCTACATTGTGTCGATTGCAAAGTTCGAAAAAGAGCCGCAAATGACGGTGCCGCAGCGCGTTGCCTATTTCTTCGGGGCGGTCACTCCGGTGGTTCCTCTTTGGTACGCATTTACGCTGGTGGGGGCTTTGCTTGGTGCGCAGGTACCTGACAGTTGGGCGCTGGATTTTGCCATCCCCATTACCTTTCTGGCGATGATTGCACCAATGTTCCGCACGCTGGCGCATGTGGTGGCCGCGCTGGTGGCGGTGGTTGTCGCGTTGCTGGCCGCCGGTGTGCCCTACTCACTGGGCCTGATCATCGCGGGAATCGCCGGAATGATGGCCGGAGCCCGCACCGAGCTTTGGCTCACTCAGCGGGAAGGAGCAAAGCCATGA
- a CDS encoding AzlD domain-containing protein, which yields MIDTTTLWIIIIGLGLGSFFLRFVFTGLVGDRAMPDWLLRHLRYTAVAVLPALVAPQVLWPSATGGDPDPARMSAAVVTLTVGLLTKNVLAAMLAGAATLYGMLYLLA from the coding sequence ATGATCGATACAACGACACTCTGGATCATCATCATTGGGCTGGGGCTCGGCAGCTTTTTCCTGCGTTTCGTCTTCACCGGTCTGGTCGGAGACCGCGCGATGCCGGACTGGTTGCTGCGCCACTTGCGCTACACGGCTGTGGCCGTCTTGCCCGCGCTTGTAGCACCGCAGGTTCTATGGCCCTCAGCAACAGGCGGTGATCCCGATCCTGCACGGATGTCGGCAGCGGTTGTGACTTTGACCGTGGGGTTGCTCACGAAAAACGTGCTTGCCGCCATGCTGGCAGGTGCAGCCACGCTTTACGGAATGCTTTACTTGTTGGCCTGA
- a CDS encoding aa3-type cytochrome c oxidase subunit IV has product MADHEHGTMDYKEQQKMFDGFVSFVTRTVIVILVLLVLMAIFIR; this is encoded by the coding sequence ATGGCCGATCACGAACATGGCACCATGGACTATAAAGAACAGCAGAAGATGTTTGACGGCTTTGTCAGCTTTGTCACGCGCACGGTCATCGTGATTCTGGTGTTGCTGGTTCTGATGGCGATCTTCATCCGCTAA
- a CDS encoding DUF6173 family protein, producing MDDKIMTAAEAVEADALPRIYEAHSDPDQESATKIELPESLSDKPMAGKSPAQWAYERTILYLKNFEEKLDAEHEVAMGFTGGDAGVLRIEGMGYFDPDIVTFYGTDPAGSRTQLVQHVSQLNVMFRALPKAVEGKAAKRIGFRLVQQLEQEQKKTA from the coding sequence ATGGACGACAAGATCATGACCGCCGCCGAAGCGGTAGAGGCCGACGCCTTGCCGCGCATTTACGAGGCGCATTCCGATCCCGATCAGGAATCAGCTACCAAGATAGAATTGCCGGAATCGCTGTCTGACAAACCGATGGCTGGCAAAAGCCCTGCACAATGGGCCTATGAACGCACCATTTTGTACCTCAAGAACTTCGAAGAGAAACTGGATGCGGAACACGAGGTGGCCATGGGCTTTACCGGTGGTGACGCAGGTGTTCTGCGGATCGAGGGAATGGGGTATTTCGACCCTGACATCGTAACGTTTTACGGCACCGATCCCGCAGGATCACGTACGCAGCTTGTCCAGCACGTGAGCCAGCTGAACGTCATGTTCCGCGCATTGCCGAAGGCGGTCGAAGGCAAAGCGGCCAAGCGCATCGGCTTCCGGCTGGTCCAGCAGCTTGAACAAGAGCAAAAGAAGACCGCGTGA